A genomic segment from Oryctolagus cuniculus chromosome 16 unlocalized genomic scaffold, mOryCun1.1 SUPER_16_unloc_1, whole genome shotgun sequence encodes:
- the CAMSAP3 gene encoding calmodulin-regulated spectrin-associated protein 3 isoform X1 encodes MVEAAPPGPGPLRRTFLVPEIKSLDQYDFSRAKAAASLAWVLRAAFGGAEHVPPELWEPFYTDQYAQEHVKPPVTRLLLSAELYCRAWRQALPQLETPPSPSALLALLARRGTVPALPERPVREADLRHQPILMGAHLAVIDALMVAFAFEWTKTLPGPLAVTSLEHKLLFWVDTTVRRLQEKTEQEAAQRASPAAPADGAAPAQPSCPTRWYWKLVPHAIAFCLKESGNKPPMIRYRKDRAMARRAPCFPTVTSLQDLASGAALAATIHCYCPQLLRLEEVCLKDPMSVADSLYNLQLVQDFCASRLPRGCPLALEDLLYVPPPLKVNLVVLLAEMFMCFEVLKPDFVQAKDLPDGHAASPRGTEASPPQNTSGGSSPVFNFRHPLLSPGGPQSPLRGSTGSLKSSPSMSHMEALGKAWNRQLSRPLSQAVSFSTPFGLDSDVDVVMGDPVLLRSVSSDSLGPPRPAPARTPGQSTPEPGDLPTIEEALQIIHSAEPRLLPDGAADGSFYLHSPEGPAKPPLSSSYPPDGPTKPPIYVPHPETPSKPSPCLAGEVSKPPAPSEGSPKAAASSPAATNSEVKMTSFAERKKQLVKAEAEAGAGSPTPTPAAPEALSSEMSELGARLEEKRRAIEAQKRRIEAIFAKHRQRLGKSAFLQVQPREAAGEAEAEVEAEAEAEPSSAPGGERPAGEGQGEPSSRPKSVTFSPELGPVPPEGLGDYNRAVSKLSAALSSLQRDMQRLTDQQQRLLAPPEAPVPAPAPAAWVIPGPTTGPKAASPSPARRAPAARRSPGPGPSPAPRSPKHTRPAELRLAPLTRVLTPPHDVDSLPHLRKFSPSQVPVQTRSSILLAEGSPPEGPAARPGLIEIPLGSLGEPAAEEEGDGSPPGAEDSLEEEASSEGEPRAGLGFFYKDEDKPEDEMAQKRASLLERQQRRAEEAKRRKQWQEAEKEQRREEAARLAQEEAPSPAPAAPAPAAAPAVAATPAPAARAPAEEEVGPRRGDFTRLEYERRAQLKLMDDLDKVLRPRAAGSGGPGRGGRRAPRPRSGCCDDSALARSPARGLLGSRLSKVYSQSTLSLSTVANEASNNLGVKRPSRAPSPSGLMSPSRLPGSRDRDWENGSNASSPASVPEYTGPRLYKEPSAKSNKFIIHNALSHCCLAGKVNEPQKNRILEEIEKSKANHFLILFRDSSCQFRALYTLSGETEELSRLAGYGPRTVTPAMVEGIYKYNSDRKRFTQIPAKTMSMSVDAFTIQGHLWQSKKPTTPKKGGGTPK; translated from the exons AGCACGTGCCCCCGGAGCTGTGGGAGCCCTTCTACACTGACCAGTACGCGCAGGAGCACGTGAAGCCCCCCGTGACGCGGCTGCTGCTCTCGGCCGAGCTCTACTGCCGGGCCTGGCGACAGGCGCTGCCGCAGCTCGAGACGCCCCCCAGCCCCTCGGcgctgctggccctgctggcacGAAGGGGCACGGTGCCTGCGCTGCCGGAGCGCCCCGTGCGGGAGGCGGACCTGAGGCACCAGCCCATTCTCATG GGCGCCCACTTGGCCGTCATCGATGCCCTCATGGTGGCCTTTGCCTTTGAGTGGACAAAGACGCTGCCAGGGCCCTTGGCCGTGACCAGCTTGGAGCACAAGCTGCTTTTCTGGGTGGACACG ACCGTGCGGCGGCTGCAGGAGAAGACAGAGCAGGAGGCGGCACAGCGGGCATCGCCCGCAGCCCCCGCGGACGGTGCGGCCCCGGCGCAGCCCTCG TGCCCCACGCGCTGGTACTGGAAGCTGGTTCCT CACGCAATTGCCTTCTGTTTGAAGGAGTCGGGGAACAAACCCCCCATG ATCCGGTACCGCAAGGACCGTGCCATGGCCCGCCGCGCCCCCTGCTTCCCCACCGTCACCAGCCTCCAGGACCTGGCCAGTGGGGCTGCGCTGGCTGCCACAATCCACTGCTACTGTCCCCAGCTGTTACGACTTGAGG AGGTGTGCCTCAAGGACCCCATGTCGGTGGCCGACAGCCTGTACAACCTCCAGCTGGTGCAGGACTTCTGTGCCTCCCGCCTCCCTCGGGGCTGCCCCCTGGCCCTCGAGGACCTGCTGTACGTACCTCCGCCTCTCAAG gtcAACCTGGTGGTGCTGCTGGCTGAGATGTTCATGTGCTTTGAGGTGCTCAAGCCTGACTTCGTGCAGGCCAAGGACCTGCCCGATGGCCACG CTGCCTCCCCCCGGGGCACCGAGGCCTCCCCCCCTCAGAACACCAGTGGTGGCAG TTCTCCCGTCTTCAACTTCCGCCACCCGCTCCTGTCACCCGGTGGCCCCCAGTCTCCACTCCGAGGATCCACAG GCTCCCTGAAGTCCTCCCCGTCCATGTCCCACATGGAGGCCCTCGGCAAAGCCTGGAACCGCCAGCTCAG CCGTCCCCTCTCCCAGGCCGTGTCATTCAGCACCCCCTTTGGCCTGGACAGCGACGTGGATGTCGTCATGGGAGACCCCGTGCTACTGCGCTCCGTCAGCTCAGACAGTCTGGGGCCCCCTCGTCCTGCGCCGGCCCGGACCCCTGGCCAGTCGACCCCAGAGCCCGGCGACCTGCCCACCATCGAGGAAGCCCTGCAGATCATCCACAGTgccgagccccggctgctcccggATGGGGCTGCTGACGGCAGCTTCTACCTGCACTCCCCCGAGGGTCCAGCCAAGCCCCCGCTGTCCTCCTCGTACCCGCCCGACGGGCCCACCAAACCTCCCATCTACGTGCCCCACCCCGAGACGCCCTCGAAACCATCCCCCTGCCTGGCAGGGGAGGTCTCGAAACCGCCAGCCCCATCTGAGGGGTCGCCGAAGGCAGCAGCCTCGTCCCCGGCGGCCACCAACTCCGAAGTGAAGATGACCAGCTTTGCCGAACGCAAGAAACAGCTGGTGAAGGCTGAGGCGGAGGCTGGAGCGGGGTCCCCCACGCCCACTCCCGCCGCGCCCGAGGCCCTGAGCTCTGAGATGAGTGAGCTCGGAGCCCGGCTGGAGGAGAAGCGCCGGGCCATTGAGGCCCAGAAGCGCCGGATCGAGGCCATCTTCGCCAAGCACCGCCAGCGACTCGGAAAAAGCGCCTTCTTGCAGGTGCAGCCTcgggaggctgcaggggaggcggaggcggaggtggaggcagaggcagaggcagagccgaGCTCGGCCCCTGGCGGCGAGCGGCCAGCAGGCGAGGGCCAGGGTGAGCCGTCCTCGCGGCCCAAGTCAGTGACCTTCTcgccggagctgggcccagtgCCCCCCGAGGGGCTGGGGGACTACAACCGAGCGGTGAGCAAGCTGAGCGCCGCACTGAGCTCGCTGCAGCGGGACATGCAGAGGCTCACGGACCAGCAGCAGCGGCTCCTGGCCCCGCCCGAGGCCCCCGTGCCTgccccggcacctgctgcctgggtCATCCCTGGCCCCACCACGGGGCCCAAAGCTgcatcccccagccctgcccggcgAGCCCCGGCTGCCCGGCGCAGCCccgggccaggccccagcccagcgcCCCGCAGCCCGAAGCACACCCGGCCGGCTGAGCTGCGGCTCGCGCCCCTGACCAGGGTGCTCACACCGCCGCACGACGTCGACAGCCTCCCCCACCTGCGCAAGTTCTCGCCGAGCCAGGTGCCCGTGCAGACGCGCTCCTCCATCCTCCTGGCCGAGGGGTCGCCTCCCGAGGGCCCtgcggcccggcccggcctcaTCGAGATCCCCCTGGGCAGCCTGGGAGAGCCCGCCGCCGAGGAGGAGGGGGACGGGAGTCCCCCCGGAGCTGAGGACTCCTTAGAAGAAGAGGCGTCCTCCGAGGGCGAGCCCCGGGCAGGGCTCGGATTTTTCTATAAG GATGAAGACAAGCCCGAGGACGAGATGGCCCAGAAGCGGGCCAGCCTGCTGGAGCGGCAGCAGCGGCGGGCCGAGGAGGCCAAGCGGCGCAAGCAGTGGCAGGAGGCGGAGAAGGAGCAGCGGAGGGAGGAGGCTGCCAG gctggcccaggaggaggctcctagcccagcccctgctgcccctgcacctgctgcggcCCCAGCAGTAGCAGCAACCCCGGCCCCCGCCGCCCGGGCTCCTGCCGAAGAGGAGGTGGGTCCCCGGCGGGGGGACTTCACACGGCTCGAGTACGAACGCCGGGCCCAGCTGAAGCTGATGGACGACCTGGACAAGGTGCTGCGGCCCCGGGCTGCGGGGAGCGGGGGcccgggccggggcgggcggaGGGCCCCCCGGCCACGCTCCGGTTGCTGTGATGACTCGGCTCTGGCGAGAAGCCCGGCCCGCGGCCTGCTGG GTTCGCGGCTCAGCAAAGTCTACTCCCAGTCCACCCTGTCCCTGTCCACCGTGGCCAACGAGGCCTCCAACAACCTTGGTGTGAAGAGGCCATCTCG GGCCCCGTCGCCGTCCGGCCTCATGTCCCCGAGCCGTCTGCCCGGCAGCCGGGATCGGGACTGGGAGAACGGCAGCAACGCATCCTCGCCCGCCTCGGTGCCCGAGTACACAG GTCCTCGGCTGTACAAGGAGCCTAGCGCCAAGTCCAACAAGTTTATCATCCACAACGCCCTGTCGCATTGCTGCCTGGCGGGGAAGGTGAACGAACCGCAGAAAAACCGCATTCTCGAG GAAATTGAAAAGAGCAAAGCCAACCACTTCCTCATCCTCTTCCGCGACTCGAGCTGCCAGTTCCGAGCGCTGTACACGCTGTCGGGGGAGACGGAGGAGCTGTCGCGGCTGGCGGGCTACGGCCCCCGCACCGTCACGCCCGCCATGGTCGAGGGCATCTACAAGTACAACTCGGACCGCAAGCGCTTCACCCAGATCCCCGCCAAGACCATGTCCATGAGCGTGGACGCCTTCACCATCCAGGGCCACCTCTGGCAGAGCAAGAAGCCCACCACGCCCAAGAAGGGCGGTGGCACCCCTAAGTAG
- the CAMSAP3 gene encoding calmodulin-regulated spectrin-associated protein 3 isoform X4, translating into MVEAAPPGPGPLRRTFLVPEIKSLDQYDFSRAKAAASLAWVLRAAFGGAEHVPPELWEPFYTDQYAQEHVKPPVTRLLLSAELYCRAWRQALPQLETPPSPSALLALLARRGTVPALPERPVREADLRHQPILMGAHLAVIDALMVAFAFEWTKTLPGPLAVTSLEHKLLFWVDTTVRRLQEKTEQEAAQRASPAAPADGAAPAQPSCPTRWYWKLVPHAIAFCLKESGNKPPMIRYRKDRAMARRAPCFPTVTSLQDLASGAALAATIHCYCPQLLRLEEVCLKDPMSVADSLYNLQLVQDFCASRLPRGCPLALEDLLYVPPPLKVNLVVLLAEMFMCFEVLKPDFVQAKDLPDGHAASPRGTEASPPQNTSGGSSPVFNFRHPLLSPGGPQSPLRGSTGSLKSSPSMSHMEALGKAWNRQLSDVDVVMGDPVLLRSVSSDSLGPPRPAPARTPGQSTPEPGDLPTIEEALQIIHSAEPRLLPDGAADGSFYLHSPEGPAKPPLSSSYPPDGPTKPPIYVPHPETPSKPSPCLAGEVSKPPAPSEGSPKAAASSPAATNSEVKMTSFAERKKQLVKAEAEAGAGSPTPTPAAPEALSSEMSELGARLEEKRRAIEAQKRRIEAIFAKHRQRLGKSAFLQVQPREAAGEAEAEVEAEAEAEPSSAPGGERPAGEGQGEPSSRPKSVTFSPELGPVPPEGLGDYNRAVSKLSAALSSLQRDMQRLTDQQQRLLAPPEAPVPAPAPAAWVIPGPTTGPKAASPSPARRAPAARRSPGPGPSPAPRSPKHTRPAELRLAPLTRVLTPPHDVDSLPHLRKFSPSQVPVQTRSSILLAEGSPPEGPAARPGLIEIPLGSLGEPAAEEEGDGSPPGAEDSLEEEASSEGEPRAGLGFFYKDEDKPEDEMAQKRASLLERQQRRAEEAKRRKQWQEAEKEQRREEAARLAQEEAPSPAPAAPAPAAAPAVAATPAPAARAPAEEEVGPRRGDFTRLEYERRAQLKLMDDLDKVLRPRAAGSGGPGRGGRRAPRPRSGCCDDSALARSPARGLLGSRLSKVYSQSTLSLSTVANEASNNLGVKRPSRAPSPSGLMSPSRLPGSRDRDWENGSNASSPASVPEYTGPRLYKEPSAKSNKFIIHNALSHCCLAGKVNEPQKNRILEEIEKSKANHFLILFRDSSCQFRALYTLSGETEELSRLAGYGPRTVTPAMVEGIYKYNSDRKRFTQIPAKTMSMSVDAFTIQGHLWQSKKPTTPKKGGGTPK; encoded by the exons AGCACGTGCCCCCGGAGCTGTGGGAGCCCTTCTACACTGACCAGTACGCGCAGGAGCACGTGAAGCCCCCCGTGACGCGGCTGCTGCTCTCGGCCGAGCTCTACTGCCGGGCCTGGCGACAGGCGCTGCCGCAGCTCGAGACGCCCCCCAGCCCCTCGGcgctgctggccctgctggcacGAAGGGGCACGGTGCCTGCGCTGCCGGAGCGCCCCGTGCGGGAGGCGGACCTGAGGCACCAGCCCATTCTCATG GGCGCCCACTTGGCCGTCATCGATGCCCTCATGGTGGCCTTTGCCTTTGAGTGGACAAAGACGCTGCCAGGGCCCTTGGCCGTGACCAGCTTGGAGCACAAGCTGCTTTTCTGGGTGGACACG ACCGTGCGGCGGCTGCAGGAGAAGACAGAGCAGGAGGCGGCACAGCGGGCATCGCCCGCAGCCCCCGCGGACGGTGCGGCCCCGGCGCAGCCCTCG TGCCCCACGCGCTGGTACTGGAAGCTGGTTCCT CACGCAATTGCCTTCTGTTTGAAGGAGTCGGGGAACAAACCCCCCATG ATCCGGTACCGCAAGGACCGTGCCATGGCCCGCCGCGCCCCCTGCTTCCCCACCGTCACCAGCCTCCAGGACCTGGCCAGTGGGGCTGCGCTGGCTGCCACAATCCACTGCTACTGTCCCCAGCTGTTACGACTTGAGG AGGTGTGCCTCAAGGACCCCATGTCGGTGGCCGACAGCCTGTACAACCTCCAGCTGGTGCAGGACTTCTGTGCCTCCCGCCTCCCTCGGGGCTGCCCCCTGGCCCTCGAGGACCTGCTGTACGTACCTCCGCCTCTCAAG gtcAACCTGGTGGTGCTGCTGGCTGAGATGTTCATGTGCTTTGAGGTGCTCAAGCCTGACTTCGTGCAGGCCAAGGACCTGCCCGATGGCCACG CTGCCTCCCCCCGGGGCACCGAGGCCTCCCCCCCTCAGAACACCAGTGGTGGCAG TTCTCCCGTCTTCAACTTCCGCCACCCGCTCCTGTCACCCGGTGGCCCCCAGTCTCCACTCCGAGGATCCACAG GCTCCCTGAAGTCCTCCCCGTCCATGTCCCACATGGAGGCCCTCGGCAAAGCCTGGAACCGCCAGCTCAG CGACGTGGATGTCGTCATGGGAGACCCCGTGCTACTGCGCTCCGTCAGCTCAGACAGTCTGGGGCCCCCTCGTCCTGCGCCGGCCCGGACCCCTGGCCAGTCGACCCCAGAGCCCGGCGACCTGCCCACCATCGAGGAAGCCCTGCAGATCATCCACAGTgccgagccccggctgctcccggATGGGGCTGCTGACGGCAGCTTCTACCTGCACTCCCCCGAGGGTCCAGCCAAGCCCCCGCTGTCCTCCTCGTACCCGCCCGACGGGCCCACCAAACCTCCCATCTACGTGCCCCACCCCGAGACGCCCTCGAAACCATCCCCCTGCCTGGCAGGGGAGGTCTCGAAACCGCCAGCCCCATCTGAGGGGTCGCCGAAGGCAGCAGCCTCGTCCCCGGCGGCCACCAACTCCGAAGTGAAGATGACCAGCTTTGCCGAACGCAAGAAACAGCTGGTGAAGGCTGAGGCGGAGGCTGGAGCGGGGTCCCCCACGCCCACTCCCGCCGCGCCCGAGGCCCTGAGCTCTGAGATGAGTGAGCTCGGAGCCCGGCTGGAGGAGAAGCGCCGGGCCATTGAGGCCCAGAAGCGCCGGATCGAGGCCATCTTCGCCAAGCACCGCCAGCGACTCGGAAAAAGCGCCTTCTTGCAGGTGCAGCCTcgggaggctgcaggggaggcggaggcggaggtggaggcagaggcagaggcagagccgaGCTCGGCCCCTGGCGGCGAGCGGCCAGCAGGCGAGGGCCAGGGTGAGCCGTCCTCGCGGCCCAAGTCAGTGACCTTCTcgccggagctgggcccagtgCCCCCCGAGGGGCTGGGGGACTACAACCGAGCGGTGAGCAAGCTGAGCGCCGCACTGAGCTCGCTGCAGCGGGACATGCAGAGGCTCACGGACCAGCAGCAGCGGCTCCTGGCCCCGCCCGAGGCCCCCGTGCCTgccccggcacctgctgcctgggtCATCCCTGGCCCCACCACGGGGCCCAAAGCTgcatcccccagccctgcccggcgAGCCCCGGCTGCCCGGCGCAGCCccgggccaggccccagcccagcgcCCCGCAGCCCGAAGCACACCCGGCCGGCTGAGCTGCGGCTCGCGCCCCTGACCAGGGTGCTCACACCGCCGCACGACGTCGACAGCCTCCCCCACCTGCGCAAGTTCTCGCCGAGCCAGGTGCCCGTGCAGACGCGCTCCTCCATCCTCCTGGCCGAGGGGTCGCCTCCCGAGGGCCCtgcggcccggcccggcctcaTCGAGATCCCCCTGGGCAGCCTGGGAGAGCCCGCCGCCGAGGAGGAGGGGGACGGGAGTCCCCCCGGAGCTGAGGACTCCTTAGAAGAAGAGGCGTCCTCCGAGGGCGAGCCCCGGGCAGGGCTCGGATTTTTCTATAAG GATGAAGACAAGCCCGAGGACGAGATGGCCCAGAAGCGGGCCAGCCTGCTGGAGCGGCAGCAGCGGCGGGCCGAGGAGGCCAAGCGGCGCAAGCAGTGGCAGGAGGCGGAGAAGGAGCAGCGGAGGGAGGAGGCTGCCAG gctggcccaggaggaggctcctagcccagcccctgctgcccctgcacctgctgcggcCCCAGCAGTAGCAGCAACCCCGGCCCCCGCCGCCCGGGCTCCTGCCGAAGAGGAGGTGGGTCCCCGGCGGGGGGACTTCACACGGCTCGAGTACGAACGCCGGGCCCAGCTGAAGCTGATGGACGACCTGGACAAGGTGCTGCGGCCCCGGGCTGCGGGGAGCGGGGGcccgggccggggcgggcggaGGGCCCCCCGGCCACGCTCCGGTTGCTGTGATGACTCGGCTCTGGCGAGAAGCCCGGCCCGCGGCCTGCTGG GTTCGCGGCTCAGCAAAGTCTACTCCCAGTCCACCCTGTCCCTGTCCACCGTGGCCAACGAGGCCTCCAACAACCTTGGTGTGAAGAGGCCATCTCG GGCCCCGTCGCCGTCCGGCCTCATGTCCCCGAGCCGTCTGCCCGGCAGCCGGGATCGGGACTGGGAGAACGGCAGCAACGCATCCTCGCCCGCCTCGGTGCCCGAGTACACAG GTCCTCGGCTGTACAAGGAGCCTAGCGCCAAGTCCAACAAGTTTATCATCCACAACGCCCTGTCGCATTGCTGCCTGGCGGGGAAGGTGAACGAACCGCAGAAAAACCGCATTCTCGAG GAAATTGAAAAGAGCAAAGCCAACCACTTCCTCATCCTCTTCCGCGACTCGAGCTGCCAGTTCCGAGCGCTGTACACGCTGTCGGGGGAGACGGAGGAGCTGTCGCGGCTGGCGGGCTACGGCCCCCGCACCGTCACGCCCGCCATGGTCGAGGGCATCTACAAGTACAACTCGGACCGCAAGCGCTTCACCCAGATCCCCGCCAAGACCATGTCCATGAGCGTGGACGCCTTCACCATCCAGGGCCACCTCTGGCAGAGCAAGAAGCCCACCACGCCCAAGAAGGGCGGTGGCACCCCTAAGTAG
- the CAMSAP3 gene encoding calmodulin-regulated spectrin-associated protein 3 isoform X2: MVEAAPPGPGPLRRTFLVPEIKSLDQYDFSRAKAAASLAWVLRAAFGGAEHVPPELWEPFYTDQYAQEHVKPPVTRLLLSAELYCRAWRQALPQLETPPSPSALLALLARRGTVPALPERPVREADLRHQPILMGAHLAVIDALMVAFAFEWTKTLPGPLAVTSLEHKLLFWVDTTVRRLQEKTEQEAAQRASPAAPADGAAPAQPSHAIAFCLKESGNKPPMIRYRKDRAMARRAPCFPTVTSLQDLASGAALAATIHCYCPQLLRLEEVCLKDPMSVADSLYNLQLVQDFCASRLPRGCPLALEDLLYVPPPLKVNLVVLLAEMFMCFEVLKPDFVQAKDLPDGHAASPRGTEASPPQNTSGGSSPVFNFRHPLLSPGGPQSPLRGSTGSLKSSPSMSHMEALGKAWNRQLSRPLSQAVSFSTPFGLDSDVDVVMGDPVLLRSVSSDSLGPPRPAPARTPGQSTPEPGDLPTIEEALQIIHSAEPRLLPDGAADGSFYLHSPEGPAKPPLSSSYPPDGPTKPPIYVPHPETPSKPSPCLAGEVSKPPAPSEGSPKAAASSPAATNSEVKMTSFAERKKQLVKAEAEAGAGSPTPTPAAPEALSSEMSELGARLEEKRRAIEAQKRRIEAIFAKHRQRLGKSAFLQVQPREAAGEAEAEVEAEAEAEPSSAPGGERPAGEGQGEPSSRPKSVTFSPELGPVPPEGLGDYNRAVSKLSAALSSLQRDMQRLTDQQQRLLAPPEAPVPAPAPAAWVIPGPTTGPKAASPSPARRAPAARRSPGPGPSPAPRSPKHTRPAELRLAPLTRVLTPPHDVDSLPHLRKFSPSQVPVQTRSSILLAEGSPPEGPAARPGLIEIPLGSLGEPAAEEEGDGSPPGAEDSLEEEASSEGEPRAGLGFFYKDEDKPEDEMAQKRASLLERQQRRAEEAKRRKQWQEAEKEQRREEAARLAQEEAPSPAPAAPAPAAAPAVAATPAPAARAPAEEEVGPRRGDFTRLEYERRAQLKLMDDLDKVLRPRAAGSGGPGRGGRRAPRPRSGCCDDSALARSPARGLLGSRLSKVYSQSTLSLSTVANEASNNLGVKRPSRAPSPSGLMSPSRLPGSRDRDWENGSNASSPASVPEYTGPRLYKEPSAKSNKFIIHNALSHCCLAGKVNEPQKNRILEEIEKSKANHFLILFRDSSCQFRALYTLSGETEELSRLAGYGPRTVTPAMVEGIYKYNSDRKRFTQIPAKTMSMSVDAFTIQGHLWQSKKPTTPKKGGGTPK; encoded by the exons AGCACGTGCCCCCGGAGCTGTGGGAGCCCTTCTACACTGACCAGTACGCGCAGGAGCACGTGAAGCCCCCCGTGACGCGGCTGCTGCTCTCGGCCGAGCTCTACTGCCGGGCCTGGCGACAGGCGCTGCCGCAGCTCGAGACGCCCCCCAGCCCCTCGGcgctgctggccctgctggcacGAAGGGGCACGGTGCCTGCGCTGCCGGAGCGCCCCGTGCGGGAGGCGGACCTGAGGCACCAGCCCATTCTCATG GGCGCCCACTTGGCCGTCATCGATGCCCTCATGGTGGCCTTTGCCTTTGAGTGGACAAAGACGCTGCCAGGGCCCTTGGCCGTGACCAGCTTGGAGCACAAGCTGCTTTTCTGGGTGGACACG ACCGTGCGGCGGCTGCAGGAGAAGACAGAGCAGGAGGCGGCACAGCGGGCATCGCCCGCAGCCCCCGCGGACGGTGCGGCCCCGGCGCAGCCCTCG CACGCAATTGCCTTCTGTTTGAAGGAGTCGGGGAACAAACCCCCCATG ATCCGGTACCGCAAGGACCGTGCCATGGCCCGCCGCGCCCCCTGCTTCCCCACCGTCACCAGCCTCCAGGACCTGGCCAGTGGGGCTGCGCTGGCTGCCACAATCCACTGCTACTGTCCCCAGCTGTTACGACTTGAGG AGGTGTGCCTCAAGGACCCCATGTCGGTGGCCGACAGCCTGTACAACCTCCAGCTGGTGCAGGACTTCTGTGCCTCCCGCCTCCCTCGGGGCTGCCCCCTGGCCCTCGAGGACCTGCTGTACGTACCTCCGCCTCTCAAG gtcAACCTGGTGGTGCTGCTGGCTGAGATGTTCATGTGCTTTGAGGTGCTCAAGCCTGACTTCGTGCAGGCCAAGGACCTGCCCGATGGCCACG CTGCCTCCCCCCGGGGCACCGAGGCCTCCCCCCCTCAGAACACCAGTGGTGGCAG TTCTCCCGTCTTCAACTTCCGCCACCCGCTCCTGTCACCCGGTGGCCCCCAGTCTCCACTCCGAGGATCCACAG GCTCCCTGAAGTCCTCCCCGTCCATGTCCCACATGGAGGCCCTCGGCAAAGCCTGGAACCGCCAGCTCAG CCGTCCCCTCTCCCAGGCCGTGTCATTCAGCACCCCCTTTGGCCTGGACAGCGACGTGGATGTCGTCATGGGAGACCCCGTGCTACTGCGCTCCGTCAGCTCAGACAGTCTGGGGCCCCCTCGTCCTGCGCCGGCCCGGACCCCTGGCCAGTCGACCCCAGAGCCCGGCGACCTGCCCACCATCGAGGAAGCCCTGCAGATCATCCACAGTgccgagccccggctgctcccggATGGGGCTGCTGACGGCAGCTTCTACCTGCACTCCCCCGAGGGTCCAGCCAAGCCCCCGCTGTCCTCCTCGTACCCGCCCGACGGGCCCACCAAACCTCCCATCTACGTGCCCCACCCCGAGACGCCCTCGAAACCATCCCCCTGCCTGGCAGGGGAGGTCTCGAAACCGCCAGCCCCATCTGAGGGGTCGCCGAAGGCAGCAGCCTCGTCCCCGGCGGCCACCAACTCCGAAGTGAAGATGACCAGCTTTGCCGAACGCAAGAAACAGCTGGTGAAGGCTGAGGCGGAGGCTGGAGCGGGGTCCCCCACGCCCACTCCCGCCGCGCCCGAGGCCCTGAGCTCTGAGATGAGTGAGCTCGGAGCCCGGCTGGAGGAGAAGCGCCGGGCCATTGAGGCCCAGAAGCGCCGGATCGAGGCCATCTTCGCCAAGCACCGCCAGCGACTCGGAAAAAGCGCCTTCTTGCAGGTGCAGCCTcgggaggctgcaggggaggcggaggcggaggtggaggcagaggcagaggcagagccgaGCTCGGCCCCTGGCGGCGAGCGGCCAGCAGGCGAGGGCCAGGGTGAGCCGTCCTCGCGGCCCAAGTCAGTGACCTTCTcgccggagctgggcccagtgCCCCCCGAGGGGCTGGGGGACTACAACCGAGCGGTGAGCAAGCTGAGCGCCGCACTGAGCTCGCTGCAGCGGGACATGCAGAGGCTCACGGACCAGCAGCAGCGGCTCCTGGCCCCGCCCGAGGCCCCCGTGCCTgccccggcacctgctgcctgggtCATCCCTGGCCCCACCACGGGGCCCAAAGCTgcatcccccagccctgcccggcgAGCCCCGGCTGCCCGGCGCAGCCccgggccaggccccagcccagcgcCCCGCAGCCCGAAGCACACCCGGCCGGCTGAGCTGCGGCTCGCGCCCCTGACCAGGGTGCTCACACCGCCGCACGACGTCGACAGCCTCCCCCACCTGCGCAAGTTCTCGCCGAGCCAGGTGCCCGTGCAGACGCGCTCCTCCATCCTCCTGGCCGAGGGGTCGCCTCCCGAGGGCCCtgcggcccggcccggcctcaTCGAGATCCCCCTGGGCAGCCTGGGAGAGCCCGCCGCCGAGGAGGAGGGGGACGGGAGTCCCCCCGGAGCTGAGGACTCCTTAGAAGAAGAGGCGTCCTCCGAGGGCGAGCCCCGGGCAGGGCTCGGATTTTTCTATAAG GATGAAGACAAGCCCGAGGACGAGATGGCCCAGAAGCGGGCCAGCCTGCTGGAGCGGCAGCAGCGGCGGGCCGAGGAGGCCAAGCGGCGCAAGCAGTGGCAGGAGGCGGAGAAGGAGCAGCGGAGGGAGGAGGCTGCCAG gctggcccaggaggaggctcctagcccagcccctgctgcccctgcacctgctgcggcCCCAGCAGTAGCAGCAACCCCGGCCCCCGCCGCCCGGGCTCCTGCCGAAGAGGAGGTGGGTCCCCGGCGGGGGGACTTCACACGGCTCGAGTACGAACGCCGGGCCCAGCTGAAGCTGATGGACGACCTGGACAAGGTGCTGCGGCCCCGGGCTGCGGGGAGCGGGGGcccgggccggggcgggcggaGGGCCCCCCGGCCACGCTCCGGTTGCTGTGATGACTCGGCTCTGGCGAGAAGCCCGGCCCGCGGCCTGCTGG GTTCGCGGCTCAGCAAAGTCTACTCCCAGTCCACCCTGTCCCTGTCCACCGTGGCCAACGAGGCCTCCAACAACCTTGGTGTGAAGAGGCCATCTCG GGCCCCGTCGCCGTCCGGCCTCATGTCCCCGAGCCGTCTGCCCGGCAGCCGGGATCGGGACTGGGAGAACGGCAGCAACGCATCCTCGCCCGCCTCGGTGCCCGAGTACACAG GTCCTCGGCTGTACAAGGAGCCTAGCGCCAAGTCCAACAAGTTTATCATCCACAACGCCCTGTCGCATTGCTGCCTGGCGGGGAAGGTGAACGAACCGCAGAAAAACCGCATTCTCGAG GAAATTGAAAAGAGCAAAGCCAACCACTTCCTCATCCTCTTCCGCGACTCGAGCTGCCAGTTCCGAGCGCTGTACACGCTGTCGGGGGAGACGGAGGAGCTGTCGCGGCTGGCGGGCTACGGCCCCCGCACCGTCACGCCCGCCATGGTCGAGGGCATCTACAAGTACAACTCGGACCGCAAGCGCTTCACCCAGATCCCCGCCAAGACCATGTCCATGAGCGTGGACGCCTTCACCATCCAGGGCCACCTCTGGCAGAGCAAGAAGCCCACCACGCCCAAGAAGGGCGGTGGCACCCCTAAGTAG